A window of Roseobacter fucihabitans genomic DNA:
CGGGCATGACAATCAGGAATTCCTCTCCCCCGATCCGGGCGATCAGATCCACACCCCGCAGGTTGTCGCGCAATCTTTTGGCCGTTTCGATGAGCACCGCATCCCCTGATGCATGGCCGTAGAGATCATTGATCTGCTTGAAGTGATCCAGATCCGCCACCATGACCGCAAAACTACGCCCGGTCGCGGCGGAATGCTCGGCCACGCGGCTCAGATGCGGCATCGCATACCGCCGGTTGTGCAGACCGGTCAACGGATCAGATACCGCCGCCTTAAGACCCGTGCGCACGGTGGCGCGCAATTGATCCGCGATTCTTTTGCGTCGCAACATGGCCTTCACCCGCAGGGTCAGCTCCAAAGGCTCAAAGCCATCGGTCATCAAGTCATCCGCGCCAAGATCAAGCGCATAGGCCCCAAGTCCGGGGTCAGAACGCGCCTGCAGCACTAAAATACCGGCATGCCGTGTGATGGCCGTCGCGCGAATCGCCGCCAGCAGGCGCAAGACATCGCTATTTGATGTGTCGTTCTGCCCGAGCGCCAGGATAAAGACGTCTGGCACCTTATCAGGGGCGAGATCGCGCAATGCGGTCTCGGGCGCGGCATATGTCAGGCTGGTGCGCAGTTTCGGACGCAGCGTCACAACCCAGTTATGTGCAATCTGCGCATCACTTCCCACCAGCACCGCACGGCCGGCCGGTCCAAATTCCAATGCTTCCTCAGCAAAGCCCAAAGCGCGCGAGGTGTCATCTCGCATTTGCCATTCGGCTGCGGTATTATGTGCGCGGATCAGGCTGCGCACACGCGCCAGAAGCAAGGTGTCGTCGATGGGCTTCAACATGACATCCTGAACACCGGCTTCCAGCGCCTTGAGACGTGTATCAGCGTTTGGTCGGCACCCCACGACCATCATCGGGATGGCACGCGTTTGCGGGCTGCGCTTGAGGCGGAGGCATAATTCGGCGGCGTCACAATCGGGGAGCGCCATGGCCGAAATGATCAGATCGGGATCATGCCTGAGGGCCGCGACGCAGGCTTCATCCGCCGTTGCAGCATGCACAACCTCGTAGAATGCCGAGGCAAGTTTGACTTTCAGAACGATGCGATTTGTCGAAATCGCGTCTACTATGAGAATTTTGCCCTGCACGCTTTTTGCGTCCTTTTCTGGGTGTTTGACCGCTGGTCGACATTGCGCCGAATTTGGTTAACAAAGGGTTTCGAGTTTGGGACAAATTATGGGCAGATTATCATGACCACGCGGGAATCCGCCGAGGTACTCGCGCTTCAGGTTTTGGGATGGTTGGCAGGCAATGAAGACCTTCTCCCGGTTTTTCTGGGCGCAAGTGGTGCTAGTGAAAACGATGTGCGAATGGGCGCGCGCGACCCGGTTTTTCTGGGCTCTGTTCTGGATTTCATCCTGATGGATGATGCCTGGGTGATGCAGGCCTGTGATGCGCTCCATGTGCCTTATGAGGCGCTATCGCGCGCGCGACAGGCATTGCCGGGGGGTGAGCAGGTGAATTGGACATGAGCGCTATAAAGGGGGTTCTTTTCGACAAGGACGGCACGTTATTTGATTTCGCTACAACTTGGGAGGCCTGGGCCATTGGTTTCCTGGATCGGCTGGCGGATGGCCCTGATGCGGCGGCACATTTGGGTGCGCAGATCGGGTTTGATTATCATGGTGGCCGTTTTACCAAGGATAGTATCGCGATTGCAGGCACGCCCGGGGATGTGGCACTGGCATTGCACCCTCATATGAGCGGGTATACGCAGGAGCAAATTCTCGATCTGTTGAACGATGAGGCGGCAAAAGCCCCCCAAGCAGAGGCCGTGCCGCTTGTGCCGTTCCTGTCCGGTCTGATCGACAGGGGTCTGAGGCTGGGTGTTGCGACCAATGACGCTGAAGCCCCGACACGCGCGCATTTGGATGCGGCCCATATCCTTGATCGATTTGCATTCATCGCGGGATTTGACAGCGGCTACGGTTGCAAACCCGACACCGGCCAGTTGATCGCCTTTGCGCGTGCGATCAGCACCGATACGGCGGCGATTGTCATGGTCGGAGACAGCACGCATGATCTGTTGGCTGGGCGCGCGGCCGGGATGCGATGCGTTGGCGTTCTGACCGGGCTGGCCGAGCGTAGCGTGCTTGAACCCCATGCGGATGCGGTTTTCGATGACATTGGTTTTTTGCCGGATTGGATCGACGCACAACAGGGATGACCGCCACCCTGCATTTCCCGCAGTGATTTAGGCAAAAACGACGATTTAGGTCGCGAATAAGACGGCTCGCCGCGCGCGCTCTGCTCTTTATGGATCAACCGATGCGTAAGGAGCACACAGAGATGACAGAGGCACCCCCCAAGCGCAGAACCCGCGGCGGCGGTCGTGCAGGGGCCGTGATACGGCGCGGGACTTCGGTGATCGAGCAAATGCCGTGGAACCCGCCTGTGAACATCGACCGGCCCACGGAGCCTTTGACCCCCGAGGGCGTGGAGGCCATTCACGACGGCGCGATGCGTATTCTCGAAGAAATAGGTATCGAATTCCTGAACCATGAAGCGCTGGAGATTTTGCGCAAGGCAGGGTGCACAATCAACGGTGAAAACGTCCGTATGGGGCGCGATTTCGTCATGGAATGGATTGCGTATGCGCCGTCGGAATTCACCCTGACGCCGCGCAACCCGGACCGCAAGATCATCATCGGAGGCAAGAACATGGTGTTCGGCAATGTCTCCTCGCCGCCCAACTACTGGGATATGGCGCGGGGCACCAAAGTGCCGGGCACTCGCGAGATGTGTCGCGATCTGCTGAAACTGACGCAGTATTTTAATTGCATCCATTTTGCGGGCGGTTATCCGGTGGAGCCGGTGGATCTGCACGCCTCTGTGCGGCATCTGGATGTTTTATATGACAAGCTGACCCTGACCGATAAGGTCATGCACGCCTATTCGCTGGGCAAAGAGCGGATCGAGGACGTCATGGAAATGGTCCGTATTTCACAGGGGTTGTCACATGAAGAATTCGACGCAAGCCCCAGAATGTACACGAATATCAATTCAACCTCGCCGCTGAAACATGACATCCCGATGCTGGATGGGTGGATGCGTATGGCGCGGCGCGGGCAGGGTCTGGTGGTGACGCCCTTTACGCTGGCCGGTGCTATGGCTCCGGTGACCATGGCGGGCGCGGTGGCGCAATCACTGGCCGAGGCGCTCTGTGCGGTGGTGCTGGCGCAGATCATCAAACCGGGATGCCCGGTTGCGATCGGGACCTTCACCTCCAATGTGGATATGAAATCTGGCGCGCCCGCTTTTGGCACACCGGAATACATGCGCGCAACCCAGATGACCGGGCAGCTATGCAGGCTTTATAACCTGCCGATGCGTTCGAGCGGTGTCTGCGCGGCCAATGTGCCGGACGGGCAGGCGATGTGGGAAACCTCGAACAGTCTTTGGGCCGCGGTGCAATCCGGGACCAATATGGTCTATCATGCGGCCGGTTGGCTTGAGGGTGGCCTGATCGCCAGCCCCGAAAAATTCATCATGGATTGCGAAGTATTACAGCAAATCCAACGCTATATGAATCCGGAAATCGTTGCGACGGGGCCCGATGAAATTGCATTGGACGCGATCAAATCCGTTGGTGACAAGGGCCATTTTTTCGGTATTCAGCACACACAGGATCGGTATAGCACGGCGTTCTACCAACCGTTCTTGAGTGACTGGAAGAATTATGAGGGATGGGAGGCCGCGGGCGCGATCTGGACGCCGGAACGTGCACATCTGATGTTCAAGGAGATTATCGCAAGCTTTGAGCCGCCCGAAATGGATGTCGCGATCCGTGATGAACTGGCCGATTTCGTGGCACGGCGCAAGGCAGAAGGGGGCGCGCCGACCGATTTTTAAAGCGGTTTGCGTTTAATCTGAATTGATTTGTGTTTCCCAAAGGAGTCTTTGTCTGTTTCATTTTCAGTGTGGAGGTGGATGATGGGCAAACCTCTTTCTTTAGATTTTCGGCACCGGATTTGCGGGTATGTTGCTGCTGGGAACTCTTGTCGTGCAGCAGGGCGCATTTTTGGTGTCAGTGCGGCAACGGCGGTGCGTTATGCTGCGGACAAACGAGAGCGGCGCGACGTCACGCCCAGACCACAGGGCGGGCCGGTGGGCCGGATTTGGCCAGCTGGCACCGTATAAGGATTTCTTAATCGGGATTATCCGTGCCGAACCAGACATAACATTGCATGCACTATCGGGCGCGTTGGAAGACACGTCTGGCGTATCCGTTCACCTCTCATAAATTCACCGCGCCTTGGTACGCGCCGGGTTCTCATATGGAAAAAGGACTTATCGCACAGGAACGTAATCGGCCTGCCCTGCGCAAGTCAAGGCGGGGGTGGATCAACCACCGCCAGCCGCGCATGCGCCAGGAGCCAGGAGCCAGGAGCCACACTTTATTGCTTCTCGGGACATTGCTGCGCAATACCCTGCCAGTCAGCGGATGAGATGGCTTTCTCAAAGCCCATCTGAGACGGATCGGGCCAAAAACGTTTGATACACTCTTCCAGGCCCTCGGCGACATTTGTGATCCGTTTGATCCAAGCAAATGCTGAAACCTCCTCAAAGCTGCCGGATATGCCTCAGATCAAATGCAAAATGCTTTAATCAAGTATGTAGGCCCAATTATTCACTAAAATTGAATGTATTGGCTAATTTTTAACGCTGTTGATGCAATGGTTGCCCACGGATTTGAGTGAGGCGATAATGCACGGGCTTATAAATCGAGCGATCCAGAGTTTTGTTATTGATAGCTACGGCGCGGACCGGTGGAAAGCGGCGGCACGGCGTGCGGATATTGGCCTTACCTCTTTCGAAGCAATGTGGGTGTATGATGATGCGTTGACGTTCAAGATACTGAATGCTGTCTGTAATGTGTTGGATCGTCGCTATGATGAGTTGATGGAGGATATTGGCAGTTACCTCGTGTCACATCCCAATCTCAAATCACTCCGCCGACTCCTGCGATTTGGAGGCGTTGATTTCGTAGAATTCCTTCATTCACTGGATGATTTACCTGACCGGGCCCGCCTGGCGGTGCCCGAACTGGAACTCCCACGCCTTGAACTGCATGAACACTCGGTGTCGCGATACAGCCTTCGCTGTGAGGGTGTGATTGAAGGGTGTGGTCATCTGTTTGCCGGCGTCTTGAGGGCGATGGCGGATGACTATGGTGCCTTGGTGTTTCTGGAGCATAAGGGAGCCAAGGACGGTGCTGAAACGATTTCGATCTCCTTGCTTGAGGCTGATTTCGCCGAAGATAGTGGTTTTGAGCTTGCGGCAGGTCTGTGATGAGTGATGTTACCCCAAGCCAAAGGATGCTGAGTATCATATGTCCGATGCACGTCATTTTGGATGCGACGGGTCGCATTTGCAGCGCCGGCCCGACAGCAGAAAAGCTCCTTCTCGGAAAACCACTGACGGGTATGCAGTTTTTCGATGTATTCGAAGTAAAACGCCCCTGTGTGGCGGAGTCTCTGGAGAAATTGCGCGCAGCTGCAGGGGCCAAACTTCGGATGCAATTGCGTTTGGAGCCCTACCGCGAATTGAAGGGTGTTTTGGCGCAAGGCCCCGAAAAGGGACAATTGCTCATAAATCTGTCTTTTGGCATTTCAGTGATTGATGCGGTGCAATATTACCGACTTTCTGCGGCGGATTTTGCACCGACTGACCTGACGATTGAGATGCTCTATCTGGTGGAAGCCAAATCGCTTGCCATGGATGCCTCACGCCAGCTCAATCACCGCCTTCAAGGGGCGCGTGACGCCGCCGAAAAGCAGGCTCTGACTGACACATTGACAGGCTTGAAAAATCGCCGCGCCATGGATCAGGTGGTGTCGGAACTGATCGAGAACAGAGAGAGCTTTGCGTTGATGCATGTAGATCTCGATTTTTTCAAGGCGGTCAACGATACGATGGGTCATGCGGCCGGGGACCATGTGCTGCAGGTGGTCGCATCAATCATGCTGAATGAAACGCGAAAGCGCGATTGTGTCGCTCGCATCGGGGGGGATGAATTCGTCATTGTGTTGCGTGACCTGAAGAATCCCAACACAATTGACCAGATCGCAATGCGTATCATCAACAAATTGAGTGAGCCAATCCTTTATGCAGGCGAGCTTTGTAATGTTTCGGCCAGCGCGGGGACTGCGTTGTCCAGCCTTTACGATTTCCCCGACGCGGATCAAATGCTCGGAGATGCCGATGCGGCCCTTTACGAATCAAAACGCCAAGGTCGCGCACGCCACACATTTCATTCTGGAACGCTAACCCCAGAACGTACCGACCCGGAAGTGGTTGCTGATCCTGCACAATCAAAGTTGCGCGTATAATGCACGCGGCCTCGGAAGCGGGCACGGGTCGCCATTGCCAGCATAAAACGCTCTCGCTTTTCCGGCCCGTCGCAAACCAATCTGCCGCTTCGGGGATGCGCCTGTGCCAGACAGCCCTGCGTAATGGGCAATGGGCAACAATGCCTATACCCCAGAGAATGAAAAACGCCTAAACAGGTGATAGGAAAAAGGATTTTTTCTTTTTCTGGCATGCTTCACCAAGACGCCCCAAACCTTGGATGCCAAGCGCGCTGTTGTGGGGAAATTGGGTCTTATTTGAGGTCGGGTTGCGTGACAGAACAGTTCTCCATGGTGTCGGTCAGGCTTGAGGCCATAAGCAAAGATCTGAATACGGCGGCCACATTCTTTTTCGCCTCGCCAACTTCTGCCCTGGGGAGCCCGAAGCAAGGGGACAATAAAACAGCGCATCATGATCAGATCACGCAGCGCCAAGCGCACCAACTCGGCGATTACGTGTTTGACCTGCACAAACCTCTTTTCATTGATGACATTTACGCCCATCCTTTGATCGTCCGGAACGATATTCTTTTTGGACATCGCATCAGAGCTTTCGCAGGGACGCCTATGATTGATAGTTTGGGTAGAAAATCGGGCGTTCTTTGCACTGTAGATACGAAAAAACGCCTTTGGAGTGCGCAAGATGGGGCGGTTTTGCAGGCTTTCAGTCGGTCGCTGCAATCCAATGTCGATTCTTATGAGCGCGCATGATCAACGGCCAAGCGGATTTTACTGGATGGTCGGCACATTTTAATCATGTAAAAGTGGTAGATGCTTCGAAGCTAAGGTTCAGGAGAGTTTTTCTGATTACCGAACAAGGGCCTGATCAAAAATCGAGGGCGCGGATTGTAGCAGAAAACCTGCAGACAGGGCATGAAAGACGATGAAATTCTCGTTAGGCATGATCCTGGCGCTTTGTCTTGCAGGACTGCAATTTGTTGCGGTCACGATTGTTGTGTTTTCTTCCTTTTTGACGTCCGAACGGGTTCTTCTGGATCACGCGCGTGACCTGCTGAGTGATGTCGGCAATAATACCATCGCGCATTCGATCGGGTTTTTGAAACCTGCAAAAGGGGCCGCCGAGCTTGCCACGCGGCTTGCGGAAAACAGGGTCATATCCAGTGATGATCGCATGCAGCTGGAAAAGCTGTTGTTTCAGCAACTGCAAATTTCGCCACAGTTTTCGGGCCTTTTTTATGGCGATGAACAGGGTGACTTTGTTTACGTGATGCGCAGCAGTGGCCCGGGACCGTTCCGTACCAAAGTGATCTCTCACATTGACGGTCTGCGTACCGTTGACCTGATTTGGCGCGGCGATGACCATGAGGTGATTGAGACACGTGTTGATCCTACTGATCTTTATGATCCCAGAAACCGCTTATGGTACATTGACGCGCGCGCAAAAAAACAGAGCATCTGGACCGATCCGTATATTTTTTTCACCTCTCAACAGCCCGGGATCACCGCGGCATCCCCTGTGTTTAACGCATCAGGTGATATTCGTGGGATTGTGGGCGTGGACATCGGGATCCATGCGATTTCCGAGTTCCTGTCGCGTTTGCAAATTGGTGAAAGCGGAAAGGCCCTGATTTTAAATCAAAATGGTGATGTGATTGCGCATCCAGATAAGACTTTGATCCGCAAAGAAAACCCAGACGGGACCTTCAGATTTGTCAATATTGGGGAGATCGAAGATCCGGTTGCGCGCGCGGCCTTTGGTCATTTAGGCGCTCGGGAGCAGGTTTCGGTGGAGGAAGAAGTGTCCTCAAGGTTCAATTACGAAGGTGCCACCTATGTGTCGATGGTAATGCCTATCATCAGTCAAGAACTGCCGTGGACAATCGCCGTTTACGCGCCGGAGAGTGATTTTACCGGAGAGATCAAAAACAATCGAACGCAAAATGTCTGGATCGCGGCGTTTATTGCACTGATGACGGGTGTTTTCGGGCTGGTGCTTGCCAACTATATTCACAAACCGGTCAGGGCCTTTGCGGTGCGCGCGTCGCTTGTATCACAAGGCGAAGTTTCCGCGTCGGACCCTCTGCCAAAAACCTATCGCGAGCTTGAGCGTGCCAATGAAACATTGGTGGAAGCGATTGCGGAGCGCAAAATTTCAGAGGCCGAATTTGGTCGCACATTTGACCTGGCATCGCGTGGCATGGCACAAATTCAAGCGGGAACGGGGAAATTCATCCGGGTGAATTCGAAATTTGCCGCGATGCTGGGATATTCGGAAACCGAGATATTGCAATTGAGCGCACATGATATTTCACATCCGGACGACCCGGTATCTGCCTTTTTCTTTGAGGAGGGGGAGCATGAGAAATCGGGCTACCTGCATGAAAAGCGGCTTTTGTGTAAAGATGGCGATATTATCTGGGTCAGCGAGAATGTCATCGTCATTCGTGATGATGGCGGAAAATCCCTGCATGCGGTGGTGACGGTTGATGATATTACCGAACGCAAAGCCGCAGAGCGCGAAATTCAGCAATTGCATTGGGATTTATCACATTCGGCGCGCGTAAACGTCATGGGGCAGATGGCGACCAGTCTTGCCCATGAATTAAACCAACCCCTGCTGGCCATTACGCAGAATATGGACGCAGCACTTTATGCGTTGGAAAACAAGGCGGTAAAGCCAGAGGATTTGAGGGCGGTTCTGCGCGAAACCGACCGCCATGCGCATCGCGCGGGTGATATTATCAAGGCGCTCAGGGGTTTCGTCAAAAAGGACGGTGTGGAGAAAGCCGATTTTGATTTTGAGGAGTTGTTAGAGCAAACGCTGCATTTGATGCGCTCGGAGGCGCGTGACAAGGGGATCAAGATCAGTATCCAGGCGCACGGGCTGGACCCGGTTTATGGATCACGGGTGCAGATCGCCCAGGTTCTGATGAACCTGTTGCGCAATGCCATTGAGGCGGTGGCCGAAAGTCAGGCGTTAAAACGCGAGGTGGTCTTGAAAGCCGAGAATACCGAGACCGGCGTGCAGATTTCTGTAACAGATACGGGCCCAGGGTTTGATGAGGGCGCAAACCTTTTTGAACAGTTTGAAACCACCAAGGACGACGGCATGGGACTTGGGCTGTCGATCTGCCGGACCATCGTTGAAGCGCATGGTGGCAAGTTGTGGTATGAGCCAGATGCGCAGGGCATGGCACGGTTTTTGTTTTCATTGCCGGCACTTGCTCCGAAACCCAATACGATGAGGCGGGAAGATGTCAGAGCTTGATCAAGTGGTTTTCATTGTGGATGATGACGAAGATATTCGTACGTCCTTGTCGCGCGCGTTGGAAATGCGCGGCTATAGCACGCGGGTTTTTGCCTCTGCACAGGCCTTTCTGGATGCCTATGACGCGGATTTGATGGGTTGTCTGATCCTGGATTATGGTATGCCACAGATCTCCGGCCTGGAATTGCAGAGTGCATTGGTTGCACGCGGCGCGACGCTCCCGATCATCTTTATAACGGGCCATGGTGGGGTACCGGAATCGGTCCAGGCAATGAAACTTGGTGCGATCGATTTTCTGGAAAAACCCTTTCGACAAGAGACGTTGATTAAACAGATTGACGCGGCATTTATATCGGATGCACGGAGCCGCCAAGGCCATGCACGCGCGCGCAATGCCCGTCGGATGTTTGAAAGCCTGACCGAGCGGGAACGCGAAATCGCGCAACTTCTGGTATCCAATCCTTCCAGTTCATCCAGCAAGGATGTGGCGCGCCATCTCGAGATCAGCCCACGCACCGTTGATCACCACAGATCCCGTGTTCTGGAGAAAATGCAGGTAAGTTCCGTCGCAGAGTTGGTCGATTTATCCATTTCGACGGGATTGTTTGATAAGGGCTGATACCACCTCGGCATAGGTGGTTTTACCTAGGCAACACTGCTCATTTACCCTTCATCAAGAATAGTTCACTGTCTCCATACGGTGAGGGTGTTTTGTGTTCTGCGTTTTTTGGCGCGTTTCTTGTACCGAGTTGTGGGACGCAGAGTTTTCAGTCGTCTCAGGGTGGTTTCGCATCCCATTTTTGTAACGACACTTTTGTGAGTATCAGTAGGAAGCACGTTGCGGTTTTTGACAATTGTCAGGCTGCGACGTGTCTTCCATTTTTGCGTTTTGGTCTTTGCATGGCAGTGCAGAGATCTTTGTGCAGGAGAGGGTCTGCGAAAGTGCGATTTTAAGAAGCGCGCCCGCTTGGGCAGAGCAATGCCCGGCGTCTTTCAGCGGTTTGCAGTCGCACAGCTCCCCCCAAATGCCTCCAGTTAACCAATTATAAACCATGTTTAATGTAGGTTAATGCCACATATAGCAGCGGAGGGCATGGCGATGGGAGTTTTCGAACGGCTCGGGCGGCTTTCAGATCAGTTGACAGGACGCCTTTTGAGAAAGCACAGTGCGCCCGGCGGCACTGACCTGGTCAAAGATCGCCAGGGCTTTGTGCGTAAGGCGCAGCTGACCGCTGTAATGGCAACATCTCTGCCCATGATGATGGCTAATATCTGCAACGCGCTGGCTTTGGTCGCGCTGCAATACTCCGTTGACCGCCTGGATGTTGTCACGCTTGTTTGGGCAGGCCTCGTGACTGTTTTTGCGAGCTTCGGGATCGCCAGTGCCAGAAAATTTCACACCACCCCTCCAAGGCATGTTGCAAGCGTCCGGGCTCCGGGAAAAATTGTCTTCTCTTCCTTGTTGCTGGCGCTGATATGGTGTTTTCCACTGCTGTTTTTGGTGCCGGGCGGCAACCTTCTGCAAGTGGCCTTTATTAGTGCGCTGACGGCCGGGATGATCGCGGGAGGGGCTCTGGCGCTTTATCCGGTGCCTTTGGCCGGGTCCATCTACGTTACGGTTTTGTCTGTCATGGCCTTTGTGACAATTGTGGTGACGGGCGCTTTGCCACTTTTACCCTTCGGTCTGGTGATCGGGTCTTTTGCCCTGATCGTGACGTTTTCCACCCGGCGTCACACAGTTTTGTTTCTTTCGGAAATGATAGGCCGTCTGGAAGCGGAACGCCAACGTGATATGGTGAATTTGCTGTTGGATACCTATCAGGGCAAGGGCGGGCAGTACCTGTGGCGCAGCGATCAGAATCTGACCCTCACCGAAACCCCCAACTCGCTTTTCCAGATGCTCGGATTGCCGCCCGGACGGGACACCAGTGGGAATTTAATCACTTTGCTGCGCGCGGCAAAGGCCGTTGGTCACAACGCGCAAAGCGTTGCCGCTTTTGCAGCCATGACGGTGT
This region includes:
- a CDS encoding HAD family hydrolase encodes the protein MSAIKGVLFDKDGTLFDFATTWEAWAIGFLDRLADGPDAAAHLGAQIGFDYHGGRFTKDSIAIAGTPGDVALALHPHMSGYTQEQILDLLNDEAAKAPQAEAVPLVPFLSGLIDRGLRLGVATNDAEAPTRAHLDAAHILDRFAFIAGFDSGYGCKPDTGQLIAFARAISTDTAAIVMVGDSTHDLLAGRAAGMRCVGVLTGLAERSVLEPHADAVFDDIGFLPDWIDAQQG
- a CDS encoding response regulator transcription factor, with amino-acid sequence MSELDQVVFIVDDDEDIRTSLSRALEMRGYSTRVFASAQAFLDAYDADLMGCLILDYGMPQISGLELQSALVARGATLPIIFITGHGGVPESVQAMKLGAIDFLEKPFRQETLIKQIDAAFISDARSRQGHARARNARRMFESLTEREREIAQLLVSNPSSSSSKDVARHLEISPRTVDHHRSRVLEKMQVSSVAELVDLSISTGLFDKG
- a CDS encoding GGDEF domain-containing protein: MIDAVQYYRLSAADFAPTDLTIEMLYLVEAKSLAMDASRQLNHRLQGARDAAEKQALTDTLTGLKNRRAMDQVVSELIENRESFALMHVDLDFFKAVNDTMGHAAGDHVLQVVASIMLNETRKRDCVARIGGDEFVIVLRDLKNPNTIDQIAMRIINKLSEPILYAGELCNVSASAGTALSSLYDFPDADQMLGDADAALYESKRQGRARHTFHSGTLTPERTDPEVVADPAQSKLRV
- a CDS encoding cache domain-containing protein, coding for MKFSLGMILALCLAGLQFVAVTIVVFSSFLTSERVLLDHARDLLSDVGNNTIAHSIGFLKPAKGAAELATRLAENRVISSDDRMQLEKLLFQQLQISPQFSGLFYGDEQGDFVYVMRSSGPGPFRTKVISHIDGLRTVDLIWRGDDHEVIETRVDPTDLYDPRNRLWYIDARAKKQSIWTDPYIFFTSQQPGITAASPVFNASGDIRGIVGVDIGIHAISEFLSRLQIGESGKALILNQNGDVIAHPDKTLIRKENPDGTFRFVNIGEIEDPVARAAFGHLGAREQVSVEEEVSSRFNYEGATYVSMVMPIISQELPWTIAVYAPESDFTGEIKNNRTQNVWIAAFIALMTGVFGLVLANYIHKPVRAFAVRASLVSQGEVSASDPLPKTYRELERANETLVEAIAERKISEAEFGRTFDLASRGMAQIQAGTGKFIRVNSKFAAMLGYSETEILQLSAHDISHPDDPVSAFFFEEGEHEKSGYLHEKRLLCKDGDIIWVSENVIVIRDDGGKSLHAVVTVDDITERKAAEREIQQLHWDLSHSARVNVMGQMATSLAHELNQPLLAITQNMDAALYALENKAVKPEDLRAVLRETDRHAHRAGDIIKALRGFVKKDGVEKADFDFEELLEQTLHLMRSEARDKGIKISIQAHGLDPVYGSRVQIAQVLMNLLRNAIEAVAESQALKREVVLKAENTETGVQISVTDTGPGFDEGANLFEQFETTKDDGMGLGLSICRTIVEAHGGKLWYEPDAQGMARFLFSLPALAPKPNTMRREDVRA
- a CDS encoding diguanylate cyclase; the protein is MQGKILIVDAISTNRIVLKVKLASAFYEVVHAATADEACVAALRHDPDLIISAMALPDCDAAELCLRLKRSPQTRAIPMMVVGCRPNADTRLKALEAGVQDVMLKPIDDTLLLARVRSLIRAHNTAAEWQMRDDTSRALGFAEEALEFGPAGRAVLVGSDAQIAHNWVVTLRPKLRTSLTYAAPETALRDLAPDKVPDVFILALGQNDTSNSDVLRLLAAIRATAITRHAGILVLQARSDPGLGAYALDLGADDLMTDGFEPLELTLRVKAMLRRKRIADQLRATVRTGLKAAVSDPLTGLHNRRYAMPHLSRVAEHSAATGRSFAVMVADLDHFKQINDLYGHASGDAVLIETAKRLRDNLRGVDLIARIGGEEFLIVMPATPLIEARAAASRLCRKIGGRGFQIPGSSELIKVTVSIGVTLGGLRTAQQPQPPQDANILLDAADKALYAAKMQGRNQVNLNRPAA
- a CDS encoding GAF domain-containing protein, yielding MTEQFSMVSVRLEAISKDLNTAATFFFASPTSALGSPKQGDNKTAHHDQITQRQAHQLGDYVFDLHKPLFIDDIYAHPLIVRNDILFGHRIRAFAGTPMIDSLGRKSGVLCTVDTKKRLWSAQDGAVLQAFSRSLQSNVDSYERA
- a CDS encoding trimethylamine methyltransferase family protein → MTEAPPKRRTRGGGRAGAVIRRGTSVIEQMPWNPPVNIDRPTEPLTPEGVEAIHDGAMRILEEIGIEFLNHEALEILRKAGCTINGENVRMGRDFVMEWIAYAPSEFTLTPRNPDRKIIIGGKNMVFGNVSSPPNYWDMARGTKVPGTREMCRDLLKLTQYFNCIHFAGGYPVEPVDLHASVRHLDVLYDKLTLTDKVMHAYSLGKERIEDVMEMVRISQGLSHEEFDASPRMYTNINSTSPLKHDIPMLDGWMRMARRGQGLVVTPFTLAGAMAPVTMAGAVAQSLAEALCAVVLAQIIKPGCPVAIGTFTSNVDMKSGAPAFGTPEYMRATQMTGQLCRLYNLPMRSSGVCAANVPDGQAMWETSNSLWAAVQSGTNMVYHAAGWLEGGLIASPEKFIMDCEVLQQIQRYMNPEIVATGPDEIALDAIKSVGDKGHFFGIQHTQDRYSTAFYQPFLSDWKNYEGWEAAGAIWTPERAHLMFKEIIASFEPPEMDVAIRDELADFVARRKAEGGAPTDF
- a CDS encoding heme NO-binding domain-containing protein gives rise to the protein MHGLINRAIQSFVIDSYGADRWKAAARRADIGLTSFEAMWVYDDALTFKILNAVCNVLDRRYDELMEDIGSYLVSHPNLKSLRRLLRFGGVDFVEFLHSLDDLPDRARLAVPELELPRLELHEHSVSRYSLRCEGVIEGCGHLFAGVLRAMADDYGALVFLEHKGAKDGAETISISLLEADFAEDSGFELAAGL
- a CDS encoding DUF3572 domain-containing protein; amino-acid sequence: MMTTRESAEVLALQVLGWLAGNEDLLPVFLGASGASENDVRMGARDPVFLGSVLDFILMDDAWVMQACDALHVPYEALSRARQALPGGEQVNWT